A single Deltaproteobacteria bacterium DNA region contains:
- a CDS encoding cytochrome b/b6 domain-containing protein — MTSRIIHLGIMVFALAAYLTGDMADDYKRLACSGFTFHKWLGMGAAFFITGRILYGFWGTKRARFSSWAPCTRDRLKYAGEALLSALSYKRPGATAHRYIAGLVKAAGLVLFSWMSFTGMFMFFFVEPGSRSRGLVHLVMEVHEVGEALIPAYLFIHIAIAIIHAFYGQDFWRKMLFVKKKPVKA; from the coding sequence ATGACAAGCCGGATAATACATCTGGGGATTATGGTATTTGCCCTTGCCGCATATTTGACGGGAGATATGGCTGATGATTACAAGAGACTGGCCTGTTCCGGTTTTACTTTTCACAAATGGCTCGGCATGGGGGCGGCCTTTTTTATTACAGGGAGGATTCTCTATGGTTTTTGGGGGACTAAAAGAGCAAGATTTTCAAGTTGGGCGCCCTGCACAAGAGACAGGCTTAAATATGCCGGAGAAGCGCTCCTCTCTGCGCTAAGTTACAAAAGACCGGGCGCGACGGCCCACCGGTACATTGCCGGTCTGGTTAAAGCGGCAGGGCTTGTTCTTTTCAGCTGGATGTCTTTTACAGGTATGTTCATGTTTTTCTTTGTTGAACCCGGCAGCCGGTCCCGCGGTCTCGTTCACCTTGTCATGGAGGTCCATGAAGTGGGAGAAGCGCTGATTCCCGCCTACCTTTTCATTCATATTGCTATCGCCATTATTCATGCCTTCTACGGGCAGGATTTCTGGCGCAAAATGTTGTTTGTCAAAAAAAAGCCTGTCAAGGCTTAA